One region of Corvus hawaiiensis isolate bCorHaw1 chromosome 12, bCorHaw1.pri.cur, whole genome shotgun sequence genomic DNA includes:
- the LOC125332229 gene encoding uromodulin-like encodes MERTVRCLLLLSVLCLAGCEGNKSELASTHGLGPGVALRVKRSPDACLPNPCQHQGQCQLTEDRPVCSCKPGFTGEFCQDVVLKLACEEEHMKMMVRKEVFELLKIPLELVHLKNQACKVSEKEEEGELFFAATLTGENHTACGSVIQQNSSHISYSNVIESEQEAHRAMISRSFQLEVHFSCIYAYEQVVRLPFALTAVDKLVQFVVREGHFNVSMRLYKSPSYLQPYHLPSVAVPLTDTLYVLLKMEGQHQVKYFLLSVLDCWATPSTDPHQDMQHKLIEQGCPHDETVTYLNAIGESTSAKFSFQMFQFVGYPEVFLHCRVQLCLPDSPEPCAKQCPGHWRNRRALADDYNRIVSYGPIHLLAAPSSGAETHHSSTDQKDPAGPSPWLSGALVPLCVLAMLTVAAAAVSVGRRMV; translated from the exons ATG GAAAGGACTGTGAgatgtttgctgctgctctctgtgctctgcctggctgGCTGTGAAGGCAACAAGA GTGAGCTGGCAAGCACCCATGGCCTGGGGCCAGGGGTTGCCCTCCGTGTCAAGAGGAGCCCAGACGCCTGTCTGCCAAACCCGTGCCAGCACCAGGGGCAGTGCCAGTTGACAGAGGACAGACCAGTTTGCAGCTGCAAGCCAGGCTTCACAGGGGAGTTCTGCCAAG ATGTGGTACTGAAGTTGGCCTGCGAGGAAGAGCACATGAAGATGATGGTGAGGAAGGAGGTGTTTGAGCTCTTGAAAATCCCGCTGGAGCTTGTCCACTTGAAGAACCAGGCATGCAAGGtttcagagaaggaagaagagggtgAGCTGTTCTTTGCAGCCACTCTCACAGGTGAAAACCACACTGCCTGTGGATCAGTAATCCAG CAAAACAGCTCCCACATCTCGTACTCCAACGTCATTGAGTCAGAGCAGGAAGCCCACAGGGCCATGATCTCCCGGAGTTTTCAGCTTGAGGTGCACTTCTCCTGCATCTACGCCTACGAGCAGGTTGTGAGACTGCCCTTTGCTCTCACTGCTGTTGACAA GCTGGTACAGTTCGTGGTCAGAGAAGGACACTTCAACGTCAGCATGAGACTGTACAAGTCCCCCTCCTACCTCCAGCCTTATCACCTGCCAAGTGTGGCTGTCCCCCTTACGGACACACTCTATGTCCTGCTGAAGATGGAAGGGCAGCACCAGGTCAAGTACTTCCTGCTGAGTGTTTTGGACTGCTGGGCCACACCGAGCACGGATCCACACCAGGACATGCAGCACAAGCTCATTGAGCAGGG gtgtccccatgATGAGACAGTGACCTATCTGAATGCCATTGGGGAGAGCACTTCTGCCAAGTTCAGCTTCCAGATGTTTCAGTTTGTTGGTTACCCCGAGGTGTTCCTGCACTGCCGTGTCCAGCTCTGTCTTCCTGacagcccagagccctgtgccAAG CAATGCCCCGGGCACTGGAGGAACAGGCGGGCGCTGGCAGATGACTACAATAGGATTGTCTCCTACGGGCCCATCCACCTgctggctgctccttcctcaggAGCAGAGACCCATCATTCCAGCACTGACCAGAAGGACCCAGCGG GACCCAGCCCGTGGCTCTCTGGGGCCCTCGTTCCGCTGTGTGTGCTCGCTATGCTCACCGTGGCTGCTGCCGCCGTCAGCGTGGGGCGGCGAATGGTTTAG